The window GCAGTCAACCAGTTGCAAGTGTAGGAACTTTACAACTTTGAGAGGAACCAATGCGACGATGTAACACCAGCTTAATCAGCCTAAAACCGTACCTCCGAAGCACTTGTCAACCAAGTTAACGGCGAAACAACTATCGCAAAGTTCACTTCTAGAGGGGATTTCAAGCTTTGATGCTGAGTCACAGCTTCAGGATTACCCCCATCAGCCCTAAGTTAGCCAGCAACAATTCAACTAAGTTCATCAATTATTATTGTTAACAACTGTAACATTTCTGAGAAATCTTGTATAGCCCTCTTCAGAAAATGTATAGGTTCTGAGGTTAATCTAAGTAAGCAATAAGCTACCGACAAATCCCATTCCAGACTGCATCTTGGACAACAAAATTCAGCTTTTATGCGACTATCCTTTGGGATGCCCCGTCGGAGTGTAACTTGTAACAACTCGTCCCACACCCCTAAATTGACGGTAGTAGGCTTGACTAATAGGATCGCCCTCCTCGGAGAGAACATCAATGCCGATGCCGTTGCGTCCTTGATCTAGGCCAGAACTGTGGATATAGTGCCCACTTCCTAGATACAGCCCCACATGGGTAGCTTTTTGAGAATTCCCAAAAAAGACTAAATCTCCGGGTTGAGCCTCTGCGATCGCTACAGCTTGAGTAAAGGCTTCCTGTTGATAGGCATCTCTTGGTATTCGGATCCCTACACTAGCAAATGCAGCTTGCATTAGTCCAGAGCAATCGTAGTTAGGAGCAACAGTGCCACCCCAACGGTAGTGATTGGGTTGGGCCATGGCTGCTTGGGTAAATGCAATTACATCAGGAATGGCAGCTTGAATGTCAGATGCAGTCCAACTGGGTGCTT of the Cyanobacteriota bacterium genome contains:
- a CDS encoding C40 family peptidase; the encoded protein is IDLYDSATCDRLATQAASGRHLRFAPLPATTATAEASSLLVFLCEDDYPGWITIDSLQWLKPATTTYQAPSWTASDIQAAIPDVIAFTQAAMAQPNHYRWGGTVAPNYDCSGLMQAAFASVGIRIPRDAYQQEAFTQAVAIAEAQPGDLVFFGNSQKATHVGLYLGSGHYIHSSGLDQGRNGIGIDVLSEEGDPISQAYYRQFRGVGRVVTSYTPTGHPKG